Proteins encoded within one genomic window of Citricoccus muralis:
- a CDS encoding dihydrofolate reductase family protein has translation MTTHYYTATSLDGFIASKDHSLDWLFRQEFDPEGPMGYPGFIKNIGALVLGASTYEWVRQQQDEWVYEEPTWIFSHRDLPTPKGKDVRVVQGEINEVFPQIEASAGDKDIWVMGGGDLAGQFADAQLLDEVWVQYAPVTLGTGAPLLPRQLQLDLVDTVQNRSFVCARYQVNYTAV, from the coding sequence ATGACCACGCACTATTACACCGCGACCAGCCTCGACGGCTTCATCGCCAGCAAGGATCATTCTCTGGACTGGCTGTTCCGGCAGGAGTTCGACCCCGAGGGACCCATGGGGTACCCAGGCTTCATCAAGAACATCGGAGCGCTGGTTTTGGGTGCCTCCACTTATGAGTGGGTGCGGCAGCAGCAGGACGAATGGGTCTACGAGGAACCAACATGGATCTTCAGCCACCGGGACCTCCCGACCCCTAAGGGCAAGGACGTGCGCGTCGTACAGGGTGAGATCAATGAGGTGTTCCCGCAGATCGAGGCATCGGCCGGCGACAAAGACATCTGGGTGATGGGTGGCGGTGACCTGGCCGGCCAGTTCGCCGATGCCCAGCTCTTGGACGAGGTGTGGGTGCAGTACGCGCCCGTCACCCTCGGGACGGGCGCGCCACTGCTCCCACGCCAGTTACAGCTGGACTTGGTGGATACCGTGCAGAACCGCAGTTTCGTCTGCGCCCGGTATCAGGTCAATTACACGGCGGTGTAG